One part of the Rickettsia akari str. Hartford genome encodes these proteins:
- a CDS encoding SspB family protein, which yields MNIEYKKFVNEYMLEFVKKILTKIQHENLYWDQLIYISYKTDSPAVILPSKVKQSYPKQITIVLQYQFENLIVHDTGFSLTVSFDGVKEIIYVPFDALISFVDFNNNYSLTFNQSLNIQENQQHEEEINTNKSYKTSLSPNQNVIMLDKFRNSSKPS from the coding sequence ATGAATATTGAATATAAAAAATTTGTGAATGAATATATGTTAGAATTTGTGAAAAAAATTCTAACAAAAATTCAGCATGAAAATTTATATTGGGATCAGTTAATATACATATCATACAAAACCGATAGCCCTGCAGTAATTTTACCTTCAAAAGTTAAACAGTCATATCCAAAACAGATAACAATAGTACTGCAATATCAGTTTGAAAATTTAATAGTACATGATACCGGTTTTTCCTTAACGGTAAGTTTTGACGGTGTTAAAGAAATAATTTACGTACCTTTTGATGCACTTATTAGCTTTGTTGATTTCAATAATAATTACAGCTTAACTTTTAATCAGTCGTTAAATATACAAGAAAATCAACAACATGAAGAGGAAATAAATACTAATAAAAGTTATAAAACTTCATTATCTCCAAATCAAAATGTTATAATGTTAGATAAGTTTCGTAACTCTTCTAAACCTAGTTAA